In the genome of Hymenobacter cellulosivorans, one region contains:
- a CDS encoding beta strand repeat-containing protein: MKTTLRLALSLLAGLLGGYSPAWAEGSRELTPNTAATAGVALNNNTNTRSGWLEHDANFANNAAAGNASRGFLKPFGYNYNGVVFSEDHRLYIRVKAGEYLYYGIHRINNVNNTGNQNDVILTLKYGAGAGTQVQQTTLTRNTATANTGAPIWQSLLNAQRGVIDNAAQNRFGPSITAGDGGYNPLVYQNTTGADQDFYIEFTQVNETALDERNRFSTYDFWDFTVRTTNTAAGVERKGRLYSKQWAFSAGADNGVFSSTFSMFPMIPSTKEPGKVFVKKFDLAGLNPQNYFRFTTNSRGTTASATDFSVSRRSQTTLADFPEYSSYVNDPDNTIWPSATDPTFAVNNITPYCGGANGGLVFTTTSSEAGQLIITLNLDGVAGYQAGGRDVFIEQSVPAGKSSVAWNGRDGLNNAVAQNTSIDIAFKSSVAPLNFPMVDAENNVDGFVVNSVRPGTTFNLLFWDDTNLDATRFPAANTRVEANGQNSSGGVHRWGATTGALLDAGNQYTVNTYTYVTINTASQTVAYRYVCDKDADGVADNVDIDKDNDGITDTNESNGVNPLALTAAGVPTYLDAVYVNPTYGAFRDANNDGINDVFDFDLDGIPNFLDIDADDDGIPDAIEANGGAAPTGYDASLSRFPSTNVGTNGMPDVAETTAGNGISRLANPNNDGVGRPDFLDIDADDDGIVDNVEAQTTAGFRAPTGVDTDGDGLDDRYDLTPGTGVAAGAAVTLPNSEPATAGIDTFPDYIDNNSDNDGRNDAREAWDLNNDGTIDINYSGVDADGDGLDDVYDTNVSTGSFDATNGGKTPQFYPDVQNPGGDRDWRQNTPPVALNITSQPIPNSAAATAIPALSGSDADGLANSSNLTYTLVTVPNTLTEGTLTFLNASNVRVTATAGATVPLANIGTLQFDPVVTYTGNLTFTYRVTESVATGGQVSNTATYTIPVGPTTSLSGTVFDDVNYGGGAGRTLNTATTSANGSGLTIGRSGATVELYDAQGNYVATTTTGTNGAYTFSGIVGNAAGIGYQTRVVNSTVTSARNSANVGGLIGVQTLAYTNVNRVGGENPNLADAPARTAGQDLSDLTTATATPQSLAAVTVNLLPVTGVDFGFNFDVVTNTNDSGQGSLRQFITNSNALPNTGLDQAAFNGTPATGTTATNPAAGIEAAIFMMNDGRTTGTAPAGLRLNMTAPLGYNATTGFTTTLTTALPSITDSRTTIDGNFQAEVTGNKVAAVAGSTTGAEVTIDFNERAGLFVTGGNTTIASLTLTGAQGNSFNSGIPNPAPISSEGSGVTFSGAAATGSIVTDVTATDNATAGVRLQAGATGVTVSSNVLTSSRTSLGGFNFRAFDGVGIALNDASTNTITGNSVSGNNGFGIEVTTTSGSSNTNTISLNTITGNGIGTNTTNDAGISIQAGNNNLVLSNTITGNAGDGIMAMAGTSGNRFSQNSTSGNNGNGITGNLGIDLSADNTVANGDGVTLNADGKSATSGANGLLNFPVFTQAVINGSNLTVTGYARPGAVLEFFVASADPTNFGEGASYLFSRTEGSTEDGDARRGNYSGVMGNMGLNQGSENGSYRFVFTIPVSSTQVTQLLAGKLTATATIPATVNGLAVGNTSEFSGIITVLNNTPLPVELTQFTAKAVQNSTQLSWATASEKDNAYFVVERSFDGATFQTISKVAGSGAGINAGRSYSFTDQNVGTKHQGAVYYRLEQVDTDGSSSNSIVRVVNFTTNVVATVSLYPNPTTSTTTLDLTTLPAGAYQVTLADMTGRTLSTRSYEGGAQYSLDLTSLPQGMYLVTVQGQQVKITQQLSKK; the protein is encoded by the coding sequence ATGAAAACAACCTTACGATTAGCACTTTCGCTGCTAGCCGGGCTACTAGGAGGGTACTCTCCCGCTTGGGCCGAAGGGTCGAGGGAGCTTACTCCCAACACTGCAGCTACGGCTGGTGTAGCGCTCAACAACAACACCAACACCCGTTCGGGCTGGCTGGAGCACGACGCCAACTTTGCCAACAACGCGGCGGCCGGCAATGCTTCCCGCGGCTTTCTTAAGCCGTTTGGGTACAACTACAACGGCGTTGTTTTCTCCGAAGATCATCGATTGTATATTCGGGTAAAAGCCGGTGAATACTTGTATTATGGTATCCACCGCATCAATAACGTTAACAACACCGGCAACCAGAACGACGTCATTCTGACGCTGAAGTACGGGGCGGGAGCCGGTACGCAAGTGCAGCAGACCACGCTCACGCGCAATACGGCCACAGCCAACACAGGCGCACCTATCTGGCAGTCGCTGCTTAACGCCCAGCGCGGGGTCATCGACAACGCTGCTCAGAACCGCTTCGGTCCCAGCATCACGGCCGGTGACGGGGGCTACAACCCGCTGGTTTACCAGAACACGACCGGTGCCGACCAGGACTTCTACATCGAATTTACCCAGGTCAACGAAACGGCTCTGGACGAGCGCAACCGCTTTTCGACCTACGACTTCTGGGATTTCACGGTCCGCACCACCAACACGGCTGCCGGGGTAGAGCGCAAAGGCCGCCTGTATTCCAAGCAGTGGGCCTTCTCGGCCGGCGCTGACAACGGGGTTTTCTCCTCGACGTTCAGCATGTTTCCGATGATTCCCAGTACCAAGGAACCCGGTAAGGTATTCGTGAAAAAGTTCGATCTGGCCGGTCTGAACCCCCAGAACTATTTCCGCTTTACCACCAACAGCCGCGGTACTACGGCCAGCGCTACCGACTTCTCGGTGTCGCGCCGGAGCCAGACCACGCTGGCCGATTTTCCCGAGTACAGCAGCTACGTCAACGACCCGGATAACACCATCTGGCCCAGCGCTACGGATCCGACGTTTGCCGTCAACAACATCACGCCTTACTGCGGCGGCGCCAACGGCGGGCTGGTTTTCACTACGACTTCCTCGGAAGCTGGTCAGCTGATTATTACCCTCAACCTAGACGGGGTAGCCGGTTACCAGGCCGGTGGCCGGGACGTATTCATTGAGCAGAGCGTGCCCGCGGGCAAAAGCTCGGTGGCCTGGAACGGCCGGGATGGTCTGAACAACGCTGTGGCTCAGAACACCTCCATTGACATTGCCTTCAAGAGCAGTGTAGCGCCCCTGAACTTCCCCATGGTGGACGCTGAAAACAACGTGGATGGCTTCGTGGTAAACTCAGTACGCCCCGGTACCACGTTTAACCTGCTGTTCTGGGATGATACCAACCTGGACGCCACTCGATTCCCGGCCGCTAACACCCGCGTGGAAGCTAATGGACAGAACTCCAGCGGTGGAGTTCACCGCTGGGGCGCTACCACTGGCGCTTTGCTCGACGCTGGCAACCAGTACACGGTAAACACCTACACCTACGTAACCATCAACACCGCCAGCCAGACGGTGGCATACCGCTACGTGTGCGACAAGGACGCGGACGGCGTGGCCGACAACGTGGACATTGATAAGGATAACGACGGCATCACCGACACCAACGAAAGCAACGGCGTAAACCCGCTCGCGCTTACGGCCGCCGGCGTACCCACCTACCTCGACGCAGTTTACGTTAACCCCACCTACGGCGCTTTCCGGGATGCCAACAACGACGGCATCAACGACGTTTTTGACTTTGACCTCGACGGCATTCCTAACTTCCTCGACATTGATGCCGATGACGACGGGATTCCGGACGCTATTGAAGCCAACGGCGGCGCAGCCCCCACCGGCTACGACGCTTCGCTCTCGCGCTTTCCCAGCACAAACGTAGGCACCAACGGTATGCCCGACGTTGCCGAAACGACGGCTGGCAACGGCATTTCCCGTTTGGCAAACCCCAACAACGACGGTGTCGGCCGTCCCGACTTCCTCGACATCGACGCCGACGACGACGGTATTGTGGATAACGTGGAAGCCCAGACGACTGCCGGCTTCCGCGCGCCAACCGGCGTCGACACCGACGGTGACGGCCTGGATGACCGCTACGACCTGACGCCCGGCACCGGTGTGGCAGCTGGCGCAGCCGTGACGCTGCCCAACAGCGAACCTGCTACGGCCGGCATCGACACGTTCCCTGATTACATCGATAACAACTCCGATAACGATGGCCGCAACGATGCGCGGGAAGCCTGGGACCTCAACAACGACGGCACCATCGACATCAACTACAGCGGCGTAGATGCTGACGGCGACGGCCTGGATGACGTCTACGACACCAACGTTTCGACGGGCAGCTTCGACGCTACTAATGGAGGCAAGACCCCCCAGTTCTATCCCGACGTGCAGAACCCCGGCGGTGACCGTGACTGGCGCCAGAACACACCGCCTGTAGCCCTCAACATCACGTCGCAGCCTATTCCCAACTCGGCCGCTGCTACGGCAATTCCAGCCCTGAGTGGTTCCGACGCCGACGGCCTAGCCAATAGCTCGAACCTGACCTACACGCTGGTAACAGTGCCCAATACTCTCACTGAAGGGACGCTGACGTTCTTGAATGCTTCAAACGTCCGCGTAACGGCTACAGCCGGCGCTACTGTGCCTTTGGCGAACATCGGTACCCTGCAGTTCGACCCTGTAGTTACTTACACCGGCAACCTGACCTTTACCTACCGGGTAACGGAATCGGTGGCCACCGGCGGCCAGGTATCGAATACTGCGACGTATACCATTCCAGTAGGTCCTACCACGTCTTTGTCGGGCACGGTCTTCGACGACGTGAACTACGGGGGCGGTGCCGGCCGGACGCTGAATACGGCTACTACTTCGGCTAACGGCTCAGGCCTGACCATCGGCCGCAGCGGTGCTACGGTAGAACTGTACGACGCCCAGGGCAACTACGTGGCTACCACTACTACCGGAACCAACGGCGCGTACACCTTCTCGGGTATCGTCGGCAACGCGGCTGGTATTGGTTACCAGACCCGCGTGGTAAACTCCACGGTTACTTCGGCCCGCAACTCGGCCAACGTAGGTGGCCTGATCGGGGTGCAGACCCTGGCTTACACCAACGTGAACCGCGTAGGTGGCGAAAACCCTAATCTGGCTGACGCCCCCGCCCGTACGGCTGGTCAAGACCTGAGCGACCTGACCACGGCTACGGCTACGCCCCAGTCGCTGGCTGCCGTAACGGTGAACCTGCTGCCCGTAACCGGCGTGGACTTTGGCTTCAACTTCGACGTGGTGACCAACACCAACGACTCGGGCCAAGGCTCGCTGCGCCAGTTCATCACCAACTCCAACGCCCTGCCCAACACCGGCCTGGACCAGGCAGCCTTCAACGGCACGCCGGCTACCGGCACCACGGCTACCAACCCCGCCGCGGGTATTGAAGCGGCCATCTTCATGATGAACGACGGCCGCACGACGGGCACGGCTCCGGCCGGCCTGCGCCTGAATATGACGGCTCCGCTGGGCTACAATGCCACGACGGGCTTCACGACCACGCTGACGACGGCGCTGCCTTCCATCACCGACTCCCGGACGACCATCGACGGTAATTTCCAGGCGGAAGTGACGGGCAATAAAGTGGCCGCCGTTGCCGGATCGACCACGGGTGCTGAAGTGACGATTGACTTCAACGAGCGGGCTGGCCTGTTCGTGACGGGCGGCAACACCACCATTGCCTCGCTCACGCTGACCGGTGCCCAGGGCAACAGCTTCAACAGCGGTATTCCGAACCCGGCCCCGATTAGCTCCGAAGGGTCTGGCGTAACCTTCAGCGGCGCGGCCGCCACGGGCTCCATCGTGACGGATGTGACGGCTACCGACAATGCCACGGCCGGGGTCCGGCTGCAGGCGGGTGCTACGGGCGTTACCGTTAGCAGCAACGTGCTGACATCTAGCCGTACCAGCCTCGGCGGCTTCAACTTCCGGGCCTTCGACGGGGTAGGTATTGCCCTGAACGATGCTTCGACCAACACCATCACCGGCAACTCGGTTAGCGGCAACAACGGCTTTGGTATTGAAGTAACCACCACCAGTGGCAGCAGCAACACCAACACCATCAGCCTGAACACCATCACCGGCAACGGCATCGGCACGAACACGACTAACGACGCGGGCATCAGCATTCAGGCTGGCAACAACAACCTGGTTCTGTCCAACACCATTACCGGCAACGCCGGCGACGGTATCATGGCTATGGCGGGTACTTCGGGCAACCGCTTCTCGCAGAACAGCACCAGCGGCAACAACGGCAACGGCATAACCGGTAACCTGGGCATCGACCTGTCGGCCGACAACACGGTAGCCAACGGCGACGGTGTGACGCTGAACGCCGACGGCAAATCGGCCACCTCCGGCGCCAATGGCTTGCTGAACTTCCCCGTCTTCACCCAGGCCGTTATCAACGGCTCAAACCTGACGGTAACCGGCTACGCCCGGCCCGGCGCGGTACTGGAGTTCTTCGTGGCCAGCGCCGACCCAACCAACTTCGGCGAAGGCGCTTCTTACCTGTTCAGCCGTACGGAAGGCTCCACTGAAGACGGCGATGCCCGCCGCGGCAACTACAGCGGCGTGATGGGCAACATGGGCCTGAACCAGGGTTCGGAAAACGGCAGCTACCGCTTCGTCTTCACCATCCCGGTTTCGAGCACCCAGGTCACCCAACTGTTGGCTGGTAAGCTCACCGCTACGGCTACCATCCCGGCAACGGTCAACGGTCTGGCTGTCGGCAACACCTCGGAGTTCTCGGGCATCATCACGGTGCTCAACAACACTCCGCTGCCCGTAGAGCTGACCCAGTTTACCGCCAAGGCCGTGCAGAACAGCACCCAACTGAGCTGGGCTACGGCTTCGGAGAAGGATAATGCCTACTTCGTGGTAGAGCGCTCCTTCGATGGGGCGACTTTCCAGACCATCAGCAAAGTAGCCGGTAGCGGCGCGGGCATCAACGCCGGTCGCAGCTACAGCTTCACCGACCAGAACGTGGGCACCAAGCACCAGGGCGCCGTATACTACCGCCTGGAGCAAGTGGACACGGATGGTTCGAGCAGCAACAGCATCGTGCGGGTTGTAAACTTCACGACCAATGTAGTTGCCACCGTGAGTCTGTACCCGAACCCGACGACCAGCACGACTACGCTTGATCTGACGACGCTGCCCGCCGGCGCTTACCAGGTCACGCTGGCGGACATGACTGGCCGCACGCTAAGCACCCGCTCCTACGAGGGTGGCGCCCAGTACTCGCTCGACCTCACCAGCCTGCCCCAGGGTATGTATCTGGTAACGGTTCAGGGCCAGCAAGTGAAAATTACCCAGCAGCTCAGCAAAAAATAA
- a CDS encoding beta strand repeat-containing protein yields MTTILRVAALLLFWLVLAPTNVQAQVEGQAFSCDGTFYQIRQIGGGASAYSALYVVNRTTSNYTTNAYSFGAGNTTGNLGVVLNALAYNPQDSYLYAITYPADNGAPDAANGIHLYRIGRGGIRDLGKTNLPLAQYNSGTIDKQGNFYLTTRNSAGIYLNTLFRLKLSDFSTVLTSHDELPLVTSNGTTAATADFTDIAYSPTTNSIYGSSELNDLLRIEVTTVNGTEKGVLTTIATGNTSGDIVGSNFFDVAGNLYTYSNSGGIYSVNVTTGASTLISTVDAASNSDGASCINPSERIDVVKDFTGLTVSNNGRSGSQRQTYYDISFAIRVKNTGTTTTTNVQVSDYLNNTFGATPYSIQTGPVVTNYSINNGALPTLAANTAFDGATTDADLLTGTQSLTAGQSALITFTARLTFTGGTPAIPNTIFNNYAYASTTSGTTVNQGHVRLSNGTVIPPGNLLAQDQSTNDTTFPTTANGDTPSPTPIRLTASIQGTVFEDMNYGGGFGRTQLASNGQGVADVRVELYTGPTVTAANPVPGTFLTSVFTDASGNYEFRQLAGSNTVQANTAYQVRVVNSTVNSNRPNQYNNPVVGVQTYINGNNNQVGGANPNQVDVASNNSSTLTVLEASSNTTTIQSLTTVTTPASGPFMGVDFGYNFDLIVNTNDAGQGSLRQFVNNSNELANTGLAQEGQTAGQETAIFMLNDGSTNSNGLRSAFTAANYNATAKSFTINITSATQMWMYSGNTTIDGKLQSNRTGDIAATATSTSPEVIINFNNQQGIFVTGANTRIASLGLNNAKGTSTTTATLDPLQGAAFTFSRASATGSVFTDNTASGNATAGVRLDDGATGITISNNVLSNGASTAGNGTTITATDGGGIVLANASTNSITGNKILSNAGFGIEFQAVGTNNNNTISGNTISTNGGGTATTNRAGIAIRRGSNNLISTNTLNANVGDAILAFNGTAGNRFTQNSMFSNGTASTTDGTTKIGIDLMASGATSNGGDNVSLNADGKTSTSGANGLLNFPVITQARQDGTNLRVTGYAPLGATIEFFVADMTTSPSFGEGRYYLATRTEGLAGEDADPKSTAYSGTINGQNSGSEAAARRFAFVIPLSSLGTTERTALTATNARITATATMPETVNSMAVGNTSEFSGNAPVSSGVLPVELTAFTATAIGQNAQLSWTTASEKDNDHFVVERAYGEQAFAPIGTVKGAGNSQTARSYSFIDAGIGTKNLGTIYYRLKQVDTNGSEVQAGPVRTLTFGGAKEVTAAVYPNPAANEAQLDLSNLPAGSYQVSLVDATGRTLATSTYEGGALHPFSVRSLTAGSYLVVIRGNNLKITQRLVKN; encoded by the coding sequence ATGACAACAATCTTACGCGTAGCAGCTCTGCTGTTATTCTGGTTGGTCTTGGCTCCCACCAACGTTCAGGCCCAGGTGGAAGGTCAGGCCTTCTCCTGCGACGGCACCTTTTACCAGATCCGGCAAATTGGTGGTGGGGCTAGTGCCTACTCGGCTCTGTATGTGGTAAACCGCACCACGTCTAACTACACGACCAACGCCTATAGCTTTGGCGCCGGCAATACCACCGGCAACCTCGGCGTGGTGCTGAATGCCCTGGCCTACAACCCGCAGGACAGCTACCTGTACGCCATTACCTATCCGGCCGACAACGGGGCACCCGATGCTGCTAACGGTATTCACCTTTACCGTATCGGCCGGGGCGGAATCCGGGACCTGGGCAAGACCAACCTGCCGTTGGCTCAGTACAACTCGGGCACGATTGACAAACAGGGTAATTTCTACCTGACCACCCGCAACAGTGCCGGTATCTACCTCAACACGCTGTTTCGCCTGAAGCTGTCGGACTTCTCGACCGTGCTAACCTCGCACGATGAGCTGCCCCTGGTTACTAGCAACGGTACCACCGCCGCTACTGCCGACTTCACCGATATTGCCTACAGCCCCACTACCAATAGCATTTACGGCTCAAGCGAGCTGAATGACCTGCTGCGTATCGAAGTTACGACCGTCAATGGCACGGAAAAAGGTGTGCTGACCACCATTGCCACCGGCAATACCTCGGGCGACATCGTAGGTTCGAACTTCTTCGACGTAGCCGGCAACCTCTATACCTACTCCAACAGCGGCGGTATTTACTCGGTGAACGTCACGACGGGTGCCTCCACGCTGATTAGCACCGTGGACGCAGCCTCCAACAGCGACGGCGCCAGCTGCATCAACCCGTCTGAGCGTATTGACGTGGTAAAGGATTTCACCGGCCTGACGGTGAGCAACAACGGCCGCAGCGGCAGCCAGCGGCAAACCTATTACGACATTTCCTTCGCCATTCGGGTGAAGAATACGGGTACGACGACGACGACCAACGTCCAGGTTTCGGACTACCTCAACAACACGTTTGGTGCTACGCCTTACTCAATTCAGACGGGCCCGGTCGTTACCAACTACAGCATCAACAACGGCGCTCTGCCCACGCTGGCCGCTAACACCGCTTTTGACGGCGCCACCACGGACGCGGACCTGCTCACCGGCACCCAGTCCCTGACGGCCGGCCAGAGCGCCCTGATTACGTTTACCGCCCGCTTGACGTTTACTGGAGGCACTCCTGCCATCCCGAACACTATCTTCAACAACTACGCCTACGCTTCCACGACCAGCGGTACGACTGTTAACCAGGGCCACGTGCGCCTGAGCAACGGCACGGTTATTCCCCCCGGCAACCTGCTGGCCCAGGACCAGTCGACTAACGATACCACTTTTCCCACTACGGCTAACGGCGATACTCCTTCGCCCACCCCGATTCGTCTGACGGCATCCATCCAGGGCACCGTATTCGAAGACATGAACTACGGTGGCGGCTTTGGTCGCACCCAGCTGGCTAGCAATGGTCAGGGGGTAGCCGATGTGCGGGTAGAGCTATACACAGGTCCTACCGTAACGGCAGCGAACCCCGTTCCCGGCACCTTCCTGACCTCGGTATTCACCGATGCCAGCGGCAACTACGAATTCCGGCAGCTAGCTGGCTCCAACACGGTACAAGCCAATACGGCCTACCAGGTGCGCGTGGTGAATAGCACAGTGAACAGCAACCGCCCCAACCAATACAACAACCCGGTAGTTGGGGTGCAGACCTACATCAATGGCAACAACAACCAGGTAGGTGGCGCTAACCCGAACCAGGTTGACGTAGCCAGCAACAACAGCTCGACTCTTACGGTGCTCGAAGCCTCGTCGAATACTACGACCATCCAGTCGCTGACGACCGTGACGACTCCTGCCTCGGGTCCGTTTATGGGCGTAGACTTCGGTTACAATTTCGACCTGATTGTGAACACCAACGATGCGGGTCAGGGCTCGTTGCGTCAGTTCGTCAACAACTCCAACGAGTTGGCCAATACGGGTCTGGCCCAGGAAGGACAGACAGCTGGCCAGGAAACGGCCATCTTCATGCTGAACGACGGTAGCACAAACTCCAACGGTCTGCGCTCGGCTTTCACGGCCGCCAACTACAACGCCACGGCCAAGTCGTTCACCATCAACATTACCTCGGCCACGCAAATGTGGATGTACAGCGGTAATACCACCATTGATGGCAAGCTGCAGTCGAACCGCACGGGAGACATTGCCGCCACGGCTACCTCTACTTCGCCCGAGGTTATCATCAACTTCAACAACCAGCAGGGCATTTTCGTAACCGGCGCCAACACGCGCATCGCTTCACTGGGCCTGAACAACGCCAAAGGCACCAGCACCACTACCGCTACGCTGGACCCGCTCCAGGGCGCGGCCTTCACTTTCTCCCGCGCTTCGGCCACGGGCTCGGTCTTCACTGATAACACGGCCTCGGGCAACGCGACGGCGGGAGTTCGGCTGGACGATGGCGCCACTGGCATTACAATCAGCAACAACGTGCTGAGCAACGGGGCATCTACGGCGGGCAACGGTACTACTATTACCGCTACCGATGGCGGCGGTATTGTACTAGCCAATGCTTCGACCAACTCGATTACCGGCAACAAGATTCTCAGCAACGCTGGCTTCGGCATTGAGTTCCAGGCGGTGGGCACCAACAATAACAACACCATCAGCGGCAACACCATCAGCACCAACGGGGGCGGCACGGCCACAACCAACCGCGCCGGTATTGCTATCCGTCGGGGCAGCAACAACCTGATCAGCACCAACACGCTGAACGCCAACGTGGGCGACGCTATTCTGGCCTTCAACGGCACGGCGGGCAACCGCTTTACCCAGAACAGCATGTTCAGCAACGGCACGGCCAGCACCACCGATGGCACGACCAAAATCGGTATCGACCTGATGGCCAGCGGCGCCACCTCCAACGGCGGCGACAACGTGAGCCTGAACGCCGATGGCAAGACCAGCACTTCCGGAGCCAACGGGTTGCTGAACTTCCCCGTCATCACCCAGGCCAGGCAGGACGGTACCAACCTGCGCGTTACCGGCTACGCGCCGCTGGGTGCTACCATCGAGTTCTTTGTAGCCGACATGACCACCAGCCCCTCGTTTGGGGAAGGTCGCTATTACCTGGCCACCCGCACCGAAGGCCTGGCCGGGGAAGACGCTGACCCCAAGAGCACGGCTTACTCGGGCACTATCAACGGGCAGAACTCGGGCTCGGAAGCTGCCGCTCGCCGCTTTGCCTTCGTTATTCCGCTTAGCAGCCTGGGCACTACCGAGCGTACGGCCCTGACCGCCACCAACGCCCGCATCACGGCGACTGCCACGATGCCCGAAACGGTGAACAGCATGGCAGTCGGCAACACGTCGGAATTCTCGGGTAACGCTCCCGTGTCGAGCGGCGTGCTGCCCGTGGAGCTGACGGCCTTTACCGCTACGGCCATCGGGCAGAATGCTCAGCTGAGCTGGACCACGGCCTCAGAGAAAGACAACGACCATTTCGTGGTAGAGCGCGCCTACGGTGAGCAGGCTTTCGCCCCGATCGGGACGGTAAAAGGTGCTGGCAACAGCCAGACGGCCCGCAGCTACAGCTTCATCGATGCTGGCATCGGCACCAAGAATCTGGGCACGATTTACTACCGCCTCAAGCAGGTTGATACCAACGGCTCGGAAGTTCAGGCTGGCCCCGTACGTACCCTCACTTTTGGCGGGGCGAAAGAAGTTACCGCCGCCGTGTATCCCAACCCGGCTGCCAATGAGGCCCAGCTCGACCTGTCCAACCTGCCCGCCGGCAGCTACCAGGTTTCGCTCGTGGATGCTACCGGCCGCACCCTGGCTACCAGCACCTACGAAGGTGGCGCACTGCATCCCTTCTCGGTGCGCAGCCTCACGGCGGGCTCTTACCTGGTCGTGATTCGCGGCAATAATCTCAAAATCACGCAGCGTTTGGTGAAGAATTAA
- a CDS encoding NAD(P)/FAD-dependent oxidoreductase, translated as MPQSSASLPRRRPAAQASTDYDVVIIGAGSAGLSAALTLGRCLRRVLVCDGGAPRNAPSPGVQSFFTRDGIKPAELLRIGLEQLKPYTTVEVRPARVTELAPCPGYFELQAEGETGRTFTITARKVLLATGVEDELPPVPGMRDLWGRGVLHCPYCHGWEVRGQPLAVYGRGKMVTGMALLVSRWATDVVVCTDGPGHLSDNARRRLHQQKIRLNEEPISHLEGKPNGELRYIVFENGEKLARHAVFVHPHQHQRASFLEQLGCDLSRKGAIRVDKHSQTSVRGLYAAGDITPGPQKALLAAAEGTHAAIAIHEALTREECPK; from the coding sequence ATGCCACAGTCATCCGCTTCTCTGCCCCGGCGGCGCCCCGCCGCCCAGGCTTCCACCGACTACGACGTCGTTATTATCGGGGCTGGCAGCGCGGGCTTGAGTGCAGCTCTCACCCTGGGCCGCTGCCTGCGTCGAGTGCTCGTCTGCGACGGAGGTGCCCCCCGCAATGCTCCTTCGCCGGGAGTACAGAGCTTTTTCACCCGCGACGGAATCAAGCCCGCCGAGCTGCTGCGCATTGGCTTGGAGCAGCTCAAGCCCTACACGACCGTGGAAGTACGACCGGCCCGCGTTACGGAGCTTGCACCCTGCCCGGGCTACTTTGAGCTACAGGCAGAAGGCGAGACAGGCCGCACCTTTACCATTACTGCCCGCAAAGTACTGCTGGCCACGGGCGTGGAAGACGAACTGCCGCCGGTGCCGGGTATGCGCGACCTGTGGGGCCGCGGCGTGCTGCACTGCCCCTATTGTCACGGTTGGGAAGTCCGCGGCCAGCCTCTGGCAGTGTACGGGCGGGGCAAAATGGTGACCGGCATGGCGCTGCTGGTGAGCCGCTGGGCTACCGATGTGGTGGTGTGTACCGATGGTCCCGGTCACCTTTCTGATAATGCCCGCCGGCGCCTGCACCAGCAGAAAATCCGACTCAATGAGGAGCCCATCAGTCACCTGGAAGGCAAGCCCAACGGTGAGCTGCGCTACATCGTATTTGAAAATGGGGAGAAGCTGGCCCGGCATGCCGTATTTGTGCATCCGCACCAGCATCAGCGCGCCAGCTTCCTTGAACAGCTGGGCTGCGACCTTTCCCGCAAAGGAGCCATCCGCGTCGATAAGCACTCCCAAACCAGTGTCAGGGGGTTGTATGCCGCCGGCGACATTACGCCTGGCCCGCAGAAAGCGCTACTGGCGGCAGCTGAAGGCACACATGCCGCTATTGCTATTCACGAAGCCCTAACCCGGGAAGAATGCCCCAAGTAG
- a CDS encoding carboxypeptidase-like regulatory domain-containing protein: MALTAYPFHPVTGELLPTYRDAYLRGDLSGKNADLVDAYLKANPNEGDEALKRFYALREKGHNVRPVGWLQHQFHLMRTEPVRFRRRAGSIVLVGALLSGAVLAGTNLPSADRIAVPASTIAAASEEMVAVATEAAATKKMAVVSGRILDENGRPLVGATVLDKISGRGVTTNAQGTYSMLVPANQTSKLQFGYGGYTEDEVQVKGRSVQNMTLLPRTDAVAKVAKRHWWQF; encoded by the coding sequence ATGGCTTTAACTGCTTACCCGTTCCATCCTGTCACAGGAGAACTACTGCCTACGTATCGCGACGCATATCTTCGAGGCGACCTGTCTGGCAAGAATGCCGATTTAGTAGATGCCTACCTCAAGGCCAACCCCAACGAGGGTGATGAGGCGCTAAAACGTTTTTACGCCCTGCGCGAGAAAGGCCACAATGTGCGCCCCGTCGGCTGGCTGCAGCACCAGTTTCACCTGATGCGCACCGAGCCGGTTCGGTTTCGTCGGCGCGCGGGCTCTATCGTGCTGGTGGGCGCTCTGCTGAGTGGAGCCGTGCTGGCCGGTACCAACCTGCCGTCCGCCGACCGCATTGCCGTACCTGCTTCGACCATTGCCGCCGCTAGCGAGGAGATGGTTGCCGTAGCTACCGAAGCTGCCGCCACCAAGAAGATGGCTGTCGTTAGCGGCCGGATTCTGGACGAGAATGGTCGTCCGCTGGTAGGCGCCACGGTGTTGGATAAAATCAGCGGCCGCGGTGTCACGACCAACGCGCAAGGCACGTACTCTATGCTGGTGCCTGCCAACCAGACTTCCAAGCTGCAGTTTGGCTACGGCGGCTACACCGAAGACGAAGTGCAGGTAAAAGGCCGTAGCGTGCAGAACATGACCCTGCTGCCCCGTACCGACGCGGTAGCTAAGGTAGCCAAGCGCCACTGGTGGCAGTTTTAA